One part of the Sciurus carolinensis chromosome 6, mSciCar1.2, whole genome shotgun sequence genome encodes these proteins:
- the Fgfr4 gene encoding LOW QUALITY PROTEIN: fibroblast growth factor receptor 4 (The sequence of the model RefSeq protein was modified relative to this genomic sequence to represent the inferred CDS: inserted 1 base in 1 codon): protein MQLLLALFGVLLGVPRAPTLSLEASEETELEPCLEQQEQELTVALGQPVRLCCGRAERGGHWYKEGSRLAPAGRVRGWRGRLEIASFLPEDAGHYLCLARGSMTVLHNLTLLADDSLTSSNDDKDPKAHRGALNGHIYHQQAPYWTHPQRMEKKLHAVPAGNTVKFRCPAAGNPMPTIRWLKDGQDFHGENRIGGIRLRHQHWSLVMESVVPSDRGTYTCLVENSLGSIRYSYLLDVLERSPHRPILQAGLPANTTAVAGSDVELLCKVYSDAQPHIQWLKHIVINGSSFGADGFPYVQVLKTADINSSEVEVLYLRNVSAEDAGEYTCLAGNSIGLSYQSAWLTVLPEEDLTWTAPVPEARYTDIILYASGSLALAVLLLLAGLYRGQALHSRHPRQPATVQKLSRFPLGRQFSLESGSSGKSSSSLVRGVRLSSSGPPLLAGLVNLDLPLDPLWEXPRDRLVLGKPLGEGCFGQVVRAEAFGMDPAQPDQTSTVAVKMLKDNASDKDLADLVSEMEVMKLIGRHKNIINLLGVCTQEGPLYVIVECAAKGNLREFLRARRPPGPDLSPDGPRSSEGPLSFPALVSCAYQVARGMQYLESRKCIHRDLAARNVLVTEDNVMKIADFGLARGVHHIDYYKKTSNGRLPVKWMAPEALFDRVYTHQSDVWSFGILLWEIFTLGGSPYPGIPVEELFSLLREGHRMDRPPHCPPELYGLMRECWHAAPSQRPTFKQLVEALDKVLLAVSEEYLDLRLTFGPYSPSSGDASSTCSSNDSVFSHDPLPLEPSPFPFPGVQT from the exons ATGCAGCTGCTGTTGGCCCTGTTTGGAGTCCTACTGGGGGTACCCAGGGCTCCAACCTTGTCCCTAGAGGCCTCTGAGGAAACGGAGCTGG AGCCCTGCCTGGAGCAGCAAGAGCAGGAGCTGACTGTGGCCCTTGGGCAGCCTGTGAGGCTGTGCTGTGGGAGGGCTGAGCGTGGTGGCCACTGGTATAAGGAGGGTAGTCGCCTGGCACCTGCTGGCCGGGTACGGGGCTGGAGGGGCCGCCTGGAGATTGCCAGCTTTCTACCAGAAGATGCTGGCCACTACCTCTGCCTAGCACGTGGCTCTATGACTGTCCTGCACAATCTCACCTTGCTTGCAGATG ACTCCTTAACCTCCAGCAATGATGACAAGGACCCCAAGGCCCACAGGGGCGCCTTGAATGGGCACATTTACCACCAACAAG cACCCTACTGGACACACCCCCAACGCATGGAGAAGAAACTACATGCAGTGCCTGCTGGGAACACAGTCAAGTTCCGCTGTCCAGCTGCAGGCAACCCTATGCCCACCATCCGCTGGCTCAAGGATGGACAGGACTTCCATGGGGAAAATCGCATAGGAGGCATTCGG CTGCGCCACCAGCACTGGAGCCTGGTGATGGAAAGTGTGGTGCCCTCAGACCGTGGCACGTACACTTGCCTTGTAGAGAACTCTCTGGGCAGCATCCGCTACAGCTATCTGCTGGATGTGCTGG AGCGGTCCCCGCACCGGCCCATCCTGCAGGCGGGGCTCCCAGCCAACACTACAGCTGTGGCAGGCAGCGATGTGGAGTTGCTGTGCAAGGTGTACAGTGATGCCCAGCCCCACATCCAGTGGCTGAAGCACATCGTCATCAATGGCAGCAGCTTTGGAGCTGACGGCTTCCCCTATGTACAAGTTCTCAAG ACAGCAGACATTAACAGCTCAGAAGTGGAGGTCCTGTACCTTCGGAATGTGTCAGCTGAGGATGCAGGCGAGTACACCTGCTTGGCAGGCAACTCCATTGGCCTCTCCTACCAATCAGCCTGGCTCACGGTGCTCCCAG AGGAGGACCTCACATGGACAGCACCAGTGCCAGAGGCCAGGTATACAGACATCATCCTGTATGCATCGGGCTCCCTGGCTTTAGCTGTGCTCCTGCTGTTGGCTGGGCTGTATCGAGGGCAGGCACTCCACAGCCGGCACCCCCGCCAGCCTGCCACTGTGCAAAAGTTGTCCCGTTTCCCTTTGGGCCGACAG TTCTCCCTGGAGTCGGGCTCCTCAGGCAAATCAAGCTCATCCCTGGTGCGAGGCGTCCGGCTTTCCTCCAGCGGCCCCCCCTTGCTCGCTGGCCTTGTGAATCTAGACCTTCCTCTTGACCCACTGTGGG TTCCCCGGGACAG GCTGGTGCTTGGGAAGCCACTAGGTGAGGGCTGCTTCGGGCAGGTGGTACGTGCAGAGGCCTTCGGCATGGACCCTGCCCAGCCTGACCAAACCAGCACTGTGGCTGTCAAGATGCTTAAAG ACAATGCCTCCGACAAGGACTTGGCGGACCTAGTCTCTGAGATGGAAGTGATGAAGCTGATCGGCCGACACAAGAACATCATAAATCTGCTGGGTGTTTGCACCCAGGAAG GTCCCCTATATGTTATCGTGGAGTGTGCTGCCAAAGGAAACCTTCGGGAGTTCCTCCGGGCCCGCCGCCCCCCAGGTCCTGACCTGAGCCCTGATGGGCCTCGGAGCAGTGAGGgacctctctccttcccagccctGGTGTCCTGCGCCTACCAGGTGGCCCGAGGCATGCAGTATTTGGAGTCTCGTAAG TGCATCCACCGGGACCTGGCTGCCCGTAATGTTCTGGTAACTGAGGACAATGTGATGAAGATTGCAGACTTTGGGCTAGCCCGCGGCGTGCACCACATTGACTATTACAAGAAAACCAGCAAC GGTCGCCTGCCAGTCAAGTGGATGGCACCAGAAGCCTTGTTTGATCGAGTATACACACACCAGAGTGATGT GTGGTCATTTGGGATCTTGCTGTGGGAGATCTTCACTCTTGGAGGCTCCCCGTATCCTGGTATCCCTGTGGAAGAGTTGTTCTCGCTGCTGAGGGAGGGACATCGAATGGACCGGCCCCCACACTGCCCCCCAGAGCT GTACGGACTGATGCGTGAGTGCTGGCATGCAGCACCCTCTCAAAGGCCCACTTTCAAGCAGCTGGTGGAAGCACTGGACAAGGTCCTGCTGGCTGTCTCTGAGGAG TATCTAGACCTTCGCCTGACTTTTGGGCCCTACTCCCCTTCCAGTGGGGACGCCAGCAGCACCTGCTCTTCCAACGACTCTGTGTTCAGCCATGACCCCCTGCCACTGGAGCCAagccccttccctttccctggaGTGCAGACATGA